Below is a window of Streptomyces qaidamensis DNA.
GACGACGTCATCAAGTCGGCCGGGCATCTGATCGGCCCGTTCGAGGTGGAGAGCGCGCTGATGGAGCACCCGTCGGTGGCCGAGGCCGGGGTGATCGGACGGCCGGACCCGGTCGCCGGGAACGTCGTCAAGGCGTTCGTGTCACTGCGGCCGAGTGTCGAGCCGACCGCGGATCTGAAGCGGGAGCTGCTGGCCTTCGGCCGCCGCAAGCTGGGTCCCGCCGTCGCTCCCAGGGAGATCGCGTTCGACCAGAACCTGCCCAAGACCCGCAGTGGGAAGGTGATGCGCCGTCTCCTGCGTGCCCGTGAACTGGGCCTGCCCACAGGCGACTTGTCGACCTTGGAGGGATCCACATGAGCGTGGCCCGCCCCACCCGAACGCGGAAGGACCCGGCGCACCCGAAAGCCGGCAAGAAGGCCGCGACGACCAAGTCGGCCCAGCGGAAAGCGAACACCGGGCCTCCGACCGGTCGAACGGGCCCGGAACACCGGACGGATCTGCTGGAGGCGATGCTGCGCATCCGGCGCTTCGAGGAGCGGTGCGTCGAGCTGTACAGCGCAGCGAAGATCCGCGGCTTCGTCCACCTCTACATCGGCGAGGAGGCCGTCGCCATCGGCGTCAACGAGGCGCTGACGCCCGAGGACGCGGTCGTCTCCACGTACCGCGAACACGGCCACGCCCTGGCCCGTGGAATCACGGCCGAGGCCGTCATGGCCGAGATGTACGGCAGGACGACGGGGTGCAGCGGCGGCCGCGGCGGATCCATGCACCTGTTCGACGCGAGCCGCCGCTTCTACGGCGGCAACGCCATCGTCGCCGGCGGACTCCCCCTGGCCGCCGGCCTCGCGCTCGCCGACCGCATACGCGAACGGGCCAATGTCACCTGCTGCTTCTTCGGCGACGGAGCCTTCGCCGAGGGCGAGTTCCACGAGACCGCGAACCTGGCGGCCCTGTGGAAGCTGCCCCTGCTGCTCGTCTGCGAGAACAACCTGTACGCCATGGGGACGGCCCTCGAACGGCACGAGGCACAGACCGACCTGGCCATGCGCGCCGCCTCCTACGGCATGGTCGCCTGGGCCGTGGACGGCATGGACGGCGAAGCCGTCGAGCAGGCCGCCCGACGGGCCGTCGAGGGCATCCGGGCCGGTACCGGACCGCACTTCCTGGAGCTGCGCACCTACCGCTTCCGCGCCCACTCGATGTACGACCCTGACCGGTATCGCCAGAAGGGAGAGATCGAGCAGTGGAAGTCCCGGGACCCGATCAGCCTGCTCATGGACCGCATGCGCGAAGACGGTGAGCTGGATGACAAGGAGCTCGCCCGGATCGAGCAGCGGGTCACCGACGAGATCGACCACGCCGTCGAAGCGGCCGAACAGGCTCCAGAGGAGCCGGTCGGGCACCTGCTCCGCCACGTCACCAGTTCCTCGGCGGAGGCGGTGAGTTGACCATGGGCGCCGACACGACGCAGCATTCGAAGACGACCTACCGCGAGGCGATGCGCGAGGCGCTCAGGGAGGCGCTGCGCTCCGACGACCGCGTCTTCCTCATGGGCGAGGACGTCGGCCGGTACGGCGGATGCTTCGGCGTCAGCCTCGGCCTGCTGGAGGAGTTCGGCCCCGAACGCGTCCGAGACACCCCCCTGTCGGAGTCCGCGTTCGTGGGCGCCGGCATCGGCGCCGCCCTGGCCGGGCTGCGGCCCATCGTCGAGATCATGACCGTCAACTTCAGCCTGCTCGCCCTCGACCAGATCCTCAACAACGCCGCCACCCTGCTGCACATGTCGGGCGGGCAGTTGCCCGTGCCGCTGGTCATCCGCATGACCACGGGCGCCGGACGGCAACTCGGCGCCCAGCACTCCCACAGCCTGGAAGGCTGGTACGCGCACATCCCCGGCATCCGCGTCCTCACCCCCGCCACCTTGGAGGACGCACGCCACATGCTTGCAGCGGCGCTCGCCGACCCCGATCCCGTACTGATCTTCGAACACGGCAGCCTGTACAACTTCTCCGGCGAACTCCTCCCGCCCAGCGAACCCGTGAACCTGGACCACGCGGCGATCCGTCGTCCCGGCACCGACATCTCCCTGGTCACCTACGGCGGTTCGCTGCCCAAGGCCCTCGCGGCGGCGGACGAGCTGGCAGCCGAGGGCATCAGCGCCGAGGTGATCGACCTGCGCACGCTCCGTCCCCTGGACGACGCGGCCATCACGGCTTCCGTGGCCCGCACCCACCGTGCGGTGGTCGTCGACGAGGCCTGGCGCACGGGAAGCTTCGCCGCCGAAGTGTCCGCCCGCATCACCGAAGAGTCGTTCTACGACCTGGACGCTCCCGTCGAGCGGGTGTGCAGCGCGGAGGTGCCCATGCCGTACGCCCGGCAACTGGAAGAGGCCGCTCTGCCACAGACCGCCGACATCGTCGCGGCCACACACCGGGCGGTGGACTGATCATGTCCGGGTTCACCATGCCGTCCCTCGGCGCGGACATGGATGAGGGCACGCTCCTGGAATGGCTGGTAGGGCCCGGTGACACCGTGCACAAGGGCGATCCGGTCGCGGTCGTCGAAACCGCGAAGTCGACGATCGAGGTGGAGTGCTTTGAAACCGGGACCATGACGGAGCTGCTCGTCGAGCCCGGTACGACGGTGCCGGTGGGGACGCCCCTCGCGCTCATCGGGCCGAAGGCGGAAAAGCCGGGGAAGCGGGAGGAACCCGGGAAGCCGGCGAAGCCCG
It encodes the following:
- the pdhA gene encoding pyruvate dehydrogenase (acetyl-transferring) E1 component subunit alpha, with amino-acid sequence MSVARPTRTRKDPAHPKAGKKAATTKSAQRKANTGPPTGRTGPEHRTDLLEAMLRIRRFEERCVELYSAAKIRGFVHLYIGEEAVAIGVNEALTPEDAVVSTYREHGHALARGITAEAVMAEMYGRTTGCSGGRGGSMHLFDASRRFYGGNAIVAGGLPLAAGLALADRIRERANVTCCFFGDGAFAEGEFHETANLAALWKLPLLLVCENNLYAMGTALERHEAQTDLAMRAASYGMVAWAVDGMDGEAVEQAARRAVEGIRAGTGPHFLELRTYRFRAHSMYDPDRYRQKGEIEQWKSRDPISLLMDRMREDGELDDKELARIEQRVTDEIDHAVEAAEQAPEEPVGHLLRHVTSSSAEAVS
- a CDS encoding alpha-ketoacid dehydrogenase subunit beta; amino-acid sequence: MGADTTQHSKTTYREAMREALREALRSDDRVFLMGEDVGRYGGCFGVSLGLLEEFGPERVRDTPLSESAFVGAGIGAALAGLRPIVEIMTVNFSLLALDQILNNAATLLHMSGGQLPVPLVIRMTTGAGRQLGAQHSHSLEGWYAHIPGIRVLTPATLEDARHMLAAALADPDPVLIFEHGSLYNFSGELLPPSEPVNLDHAAIRRPGTDISLVTYGGSLPKALAAADELAAEGISAEVIDLRTLRPLDDAAITASVARTHRAVVVDEAWRTGSFAAEVSARITEESFYDLDAPVERVCSAEVPMPYARQLEEAALPQTADIVAATHRAVD